One region of Primulina tabacum isolate GXHZ01 chromosome 1, ASM2559414v2, whole genome shotgun sequence genomic DNA includes:
- the LOC142520686 gene encoding beta-glucosidase 40-like isoform X3, whose amino-acid sequence MRKMATEGILILIFAFNVALGIQTCCGKKISRGSFPKGFVFGTASSAYQYEGAVKEDGRGQTIWDIYAHTFGKVLDSSNADVANDQYRLYRKDIQLMKDMGMDAYRFSIAWSRIYPNGTGRLNEAGVHHYNNLINALLANGIESYVTLYHWDLPQTLEDRYTGWLSPQSIKDFAIYAETCFKEFGDRVKHWITFNEPHTFAVQGYDVGLQAPSRCSILLRSFCRAGNSATEPYIVGHNVLLSHATVVQIYKNKYRPKQRGSIGITLDSFWYEPATNSLEDVEATQRALDFHLGWFIEPIIKGDYPQSMRARVGSRLPKFSEAESNLLKGSFDFIGINHYTTWYANINTTNLIGVLLNDSLADSGALTLPFKDGRPIADRAHSIWLYIVPHGIRSLMNYIRQKYRNPLVIITENVMDDGNSPFVSIKYALKDEKRIKYHNDYLTNLLAAIREDGCNARGYFVWSLLDNWEWGAGFSSRFGLYYVDYHDKQLKRYAKDSVKWFKNLLAS is encoded by the exons ATGAGGAAGATGGCGACAGAAGGgatattaattttgatatttgcatttAATGTGGCTCTTGGGATTCAAACATGCTGTGGAAAGAAAATCAGTAGAGGAAGCTTTCCAAAGGGTTTTGTTTTTGGGACAGCTTCTTCCGCTTATCAG TATGAAGGAGCAGTCAAAGAAGATGGAAGGGGTCAAACAATCTGGGACATATACGCTCACACTTTTG GAAAAGTTCTTGATTCCAGCAATGCTGATGTAGCTAATGATCAGTATCGCCTCTACCGT AAAGATATACAGCTTATGAAAGATATGGGAATGGATGCTTACAGGTTTTCCATTGCTTGGTCCAGGATTTACCCTA ATGGAACTGGGAGACTAAATGAAGCCGGAGTCCATCATTACAATAATCTCATCAACGCATTACTTGCGAATG GAATCGAATCCTATGTGACACTTTACCATTGGGATCTTCCTCAAACTCTAGAGGACAGATACACAGGATGGCTGAGCCCACAAAGCAt AAAAGACTTTGCAATCTATGCCGAAACATGCTTTAAAGAATTCGGCGACAGGGTAAAGCACTGGATCACGTTCAATGAGCCTCATACATTTGCCGTACAAGGCTACGACGTGGGGCTTCAGGCTCCCAGCCGTTGCTCCATCCTTTTACGATCATTTTGCAGGGCTGGAAACTCAGCAACCGAGCCTTATATAGTCGGTCACAACGTGCTTCTTTCACACGCTACTGTGGTACAAATTTATAAGAACAAATACCgg CCAAAACAACGTGGATCAATCGGGATAACTTTGGATTCTTTCTGGTATGAACCAGCAACAAACTCATTAGAGGATGTTGAAGCAACACAAAGAGCGCTGGACTTTCACTTGGGATG GTTTATCGAACCAATAATCAAAGGAGATTATCCACAATCAATGAGAGCGAGAGTAGGAAGCCGCCTGCCAAAGTTTTCTGAAGCCGAATCCAATCTGTTAAAGGGTTCATTTGATTTCATCGGCATCAATCACTATACCACTTGGTATGCCAACATAAACACCACAAATTTAATCGGGGTTCTGCTGAACGATTCCCTTGCGGACTCTGGTGCTCTCACATTAC CATTTAAAGATGGAAGACCTATAGCTGACAGG GCACATTCTATATGGTTGTACATTGTGCCACACGGGATCAGAAGTTTGATGAATTACATCAGACAAAAATATAGGAACCCTCTTGTTATCATTACTGAGAATG TGATGGATGACGGAAACAGCCCATTCGTGTCCATTAAATATGCGCTCAAAGATGAGAAGCGAATAAAGTATCATAACGACTATTTAACAAACTTGCTAGCAGCTATCAG GGAAGATGGTTGCAACGCGAGAGGCTACTTCGTGTGGTCCTTGTTGGATAACTGGGAATGGGGAGCTGGATTTAGTTCAAGGTTTGGTTTGTACTACGTGGATTACCACGACAAGCAGCTCAAAAGATACGCAAAGGATTCTGTCAAATGGTTCAAGAATTTGTTGGCTTCCTAG
- the LOC142556265 gene encoding uncharacterized protein LOC142556265: protein MGMKRPFEEEFPELSLKQHKQFDQENKIILCEEDFPSAFISPNTDSFGEPDSGYYKLQHDRRLYGSHTDTAPVDDKELETSAPLSWVTSSSSEEDTGLEDATFGSHFQPYFDFSIPFQFPEQLENSYFSLFNCSPRKEIPIGPDRQAEGLPWGVNVTDSLHYFNSRNRTQQKPTGTCTVPIPDDSNFESSLFSSVSKEVPVGPDHQAEVLPWDRNLPKDCLGSDVRQQRLMGTCVTPMPDDSTVNGAKVGQGRTDCCCPDVGSMRCVRQHVKGARETFREVIGEESFSELGFYDMGEEVACRWNANDEHLFHEIVFSDPSSRGRNFWKHLSAAFPTRTKNEIVSYYFNVFMLRKRATQNRSLLLEIDSDDDEWKDAHGGDLCENRSHLMDSDMDDEDDFDDDDDDHAADDEQVGACGELCEVGGARDDSINESFGSQEPWAKHVV from the exons ATGGGAATGAAACGTCCTTTTGAAGAAGAATTTCCGGAGCTTTCTCTGAAGCAACATAAACAATTCGAtcaggaaaataaaataattctttGTGAAGAGGATTTTCCCTCTGCTTTTATTTCTCCGAACACTGATTCTTTCG GTGAACCTGACAGCGGCTATTATAAGTTACAACATGATAGGAGGCTCTACGGCAGCCACACTGATACTGCACCTGTGGATGACAAGGAATTAGAGACAAGTGCTCCCTTATCATGGGTCACCAGCAGCAGTAGCGAGGAAGATACAGGGCTGGAGGATGCCACGTTCGGGTCTCATTTTCAACCATATTTTGACTTCAGCATACCTTTCCAGTTCCCAGAACAGTTGGAGAATTCATACTTTTCGTTGTTCAATTGTTCTCCTAGAAAAGAAATTCCCATTGGACCAGATCGTCAAGCTGAAGGTCTTCCTTGGGGTGTGAATGTTACTGATTCATTACATTACTTCAATTCTCGCAACCGTACGCAGCAAAAACCAACTGGAACTTGTACTGTGCCAATTCCCgatgattcaaattttgaatcatcACTATTCAGTTCTGTTAGTAAAGAAGTTCCTGTTGGACCAGATCATCAAGCTGAAGTTCTGCCATGGGACAGGAACCTTCCTAAAGATTGTTTGGGTTCTGATGTCAGGCAGCAAAGGCTTATGGGAACTTGTGTTACTCCAATGCCTGATGATTCAACCGTAAACGGAGCTAAAGTTGGACAAGGCAGAACAGATTGTTGCTGCCCAGATGTGGGATCCATGAGATGTGTGCGTCAACATGTGAAGGGAGCGAGAGAAACATTTAGAGAGGTCATTGGTGAAGAGAGTTTCTCAGAGCTGGGTTTTTATGACATGGGTGAGGAAGTGGCATGCAGGTGGAATGCAAATGATGAACACCTTTTCCATGAGATCGTATTCTCTGATCCCAGTTCACGTGGTAGAAATTTTTGGAAACACCTCAGTGCAGCTTTCCCAACGCGAACGAAGAATGAAATAGTAAGTTATTATTTCAATGTCTTCATGCTCCGGAAGCGGGCTACACAAAACCGGTCTTTGTTGCTGGAGATAGATAGTGATGACGATGAGTGGAAAGATGCTCATGGAGGAGATTTGTGTGAGAACCGATCGCATTTGATGGATTCAGATATGGACGATGAAGATGACttcgatgatgatgatgatgaccATGCTGCTGACGATGAACAAGTTGGAGCCTGTGGAGAATTATGTGAAGTTGGAGGGGCGCGTGATGACTCCATAAATGAGTCGTTTGGTAGTCAAGAGCCGTGGGCAAAGCACGTCGTCTGA
- the LOC142556287 gene encoding uncharacterized protein LOC142556287 isoform X2: protein MEMEIGSDSAKHIKKEELFKAAESGDSSLFKLLAEEQLHRAMSLRNEDGRSLLHVAVSSSQIDAVEILSDAHASVVNSSDEEGWAPLHSAASSGNLKIVEILLNKGADVNLKNDGGRTALHYSASKGYLKIAEILISHGAKLNIKDKVGCTPLHRAASTGNTELCEFLIEEGAEVDDADRAGQTPLMIAAECHNREVALLLIRHGADVDAKDREGYTVLGRASDDLRPILVEAAKAILED from the exons ATGGAGATGGAAATCGGCAGCGATTCAGCCAAGCATATAAAAAAGGAAGAGCTGTTTAAAGCTGCGGAATCGGGCGATTCCTCGCTTTTCAAATTACTCGCTGAAGAACAACTCCACAGAGCCATGTCCCTTCGCAATGAAGACGGACGTTCGCTCCTACATGTGGCCGTTTCAAGCTCGCAAATTGAT GCGGTGGAAATTCTATCAGATGCACATGCATCCGTTGTAAATAGTTCCGATGAAGAAGGCTGGGCTCCTCTGCACTCTGCTGCTAGTAGTGGCAATTTGAAGATTGTAGAAATTTTACTCAACAAAG GAGCTGACGTTAATTTGAAAAACGATGGCGGTCGCACTGCTCTTCACTATTCTGCCAGCAAGGGTTACTTGAAAATAGCTGAAATATTGATTTCACATGGTGCAAAACTCAATATAAAGGACAAG GTCGGATGCACCCCTTTGCATCGTGCAGCAAGCACAGGGAACACAGAGTTGTGTGAATTTTTGATTGAGGAAGGAGCAGAAGTTGATGATGCTGATAGAGCAGGTCAAACTCCACTTATGATTGCAGCAGAATGCCATAACAGAGAG GTAGCTCTCCTTCTTATAAGGCATGGAGCAGACGTGGATGCTAAGGATCGAGAAGGGTACACGGTTCTTGGTCGAGCCTCTGATGATCTTCGCCCAATTCTAGTCGAGGCTGCGAAGGCCATTCTGGAAGACTGA
- the LOC142520686 gene encoding beta-glucosidase 40-like isoform X2 produces MRKMATEGILILIFAFNVALGIQTCCGKKISRGSFPKGFVFGTASSAYQYEGAVKEDGRGQTIWDIYAHTFGKVLDSSNADVANDQYRLYRKDIQLMKDMGMDAYRFSIAWSRIYPNGTGRLNEAGVHHYNNLINALLANGIESYVTLYHWDLPQTLEDRYTGWLSPQSIKDFAIYAETCFKEFGDRVKHWITFNEPHTFAVQGYDVGLQAPSRCSILLRSFCRAGNSATEPYIVGHNVLLSHATVVQIYKNKYRPKQRGSIGITLDSFWYEPATNSLEDVEATQRALDFHLGWFIEPIIKGDYPQSMRARVGSRLPKFSEAESNLLKGSFDFIGINHYTTWYANINTTNLIGVLLNDSLADSGALTLPFKDGRPIADRAHSIWLYIVPHGIRSLMNYIRQKYRNPLVIITENAVMDDGNSPFVSIKYALKDEKRIKYHNDYLTNLLAAIREDGCNARGYFVWSLLDNWEWGAGFSSRFGLYYVDYHDKQLKRYAKDSVKWFKNLLAS; encoded by the exons ATGAGGAAGATGGCGACAGAAGGgatattaattttgatatttgcatttAATGTGGCTCTTGGGATTCAAACATGCTGTGGAAAGAAAATCAGTAGAGGAAGCTTTCCAAAGGGTTTTGTTTTTGGGACAGCTTCTTCCGCTTATCAG TATGAAGGAGCAGTCAAAGAAGATGGAAGGGGTCAAACAATCTGGGACATATACGCTCACACTTTTG GAAAAGTTCTTGATTCCAGCAATGCTGATGTAGCTAATGATCAGTATCGCCTCTACCGT AAAGATATACAGCTTATGAAAGATATGGGAATGGATGCTTACAGGTTTTCCATTGCTTGGTCCAGGATTTACCCTA ATGGAACTGGGAGACTAAATGAAGCCGGAGTCCATCATTACAATAATCTCATCAACGCATTACTTGCGAATG GAATCGAATCCTATGTGACACTTTACCATTGGGATCTTCCTCAAACTCTAGAGGACAGATACACAGGATGGCTGAGCCCACAAAGCAt AAAAGACTTTGCAATCTATGCCGAAACATGCTTTAAAGAATTCGGCGACAGGGTAAAGCACTGGATCACGTTCAATGAGCCTCATACATTTGCCGTACAAGGCTACGACGTGGGGCTTCAGGCTCCCAGCCGTTGCTCCATCCTTTTACGATCATTTTGCAGGGCTGGAAACTCAGCAACCGAGCCTTATATAGTCGGTCACAACGTGCTTCTTTCACACGCTACTGTGGTACAAATTTATAAGAACAAATACCgg CCAAAACAACGTGGATCAATCGGGATAACTTTGGATTCTTTCTGGTATGAACCAGCAACAAACTCATTAGAGGATGTTGAAGCAACACAAAGAGCGCTGGACTTTCACTTGGGATG GTTTATCGAACCAATAATCAAAGGAGATTATCCACAATCAATGAGAGCGAGAGTAGGAAGCCGCCTGCCAAAGTTTTCTGAAGCCGAATCCAATCTGTTAAAGGGTTCATTTGATTTCATCGGCATCAATCACTATACCACTTGGTATGCCAACATAAACACCACAAATTTAATCGGGGTTCTGCTGAACGATTCCCTTGCGGACTCTGGTGCTCTCACATTAC CATTTAAAGATGGAAGACCTATAGCTGACAGG GCACATTCTATATGGTTGTACATTGTGCCACACGGGATCAGAAGTTTGATGAATTACATCAGACAAAAATATAGGAACCCTCTTGTTATCATTACTGAGAATG caGTGATGGATGACGGAAACAGCCCATTCGTGTCCATTAAATATGCGCTCAAAGATGAGAAGCGAATAAAGTATCATAACGACTATTTAACAAACTTGCTAGCAGCTATCAG GGAAGATGGTTGCAACGCGAGAGGCTACTTCGTGTGGTCCTTGTTGGATAACTGGGAATGGGGAGCTGGATTTAGTTCAAGGTTTGGTTTGTACTACGTGGATTACCACGACAAGCAGCTCAAAAGATACGCAAAGGATTCTGTCAAATGGTTCAAGAATTTGTTGGCTTCCTAG
- the LOC142556276 gene encoding uncharacterized protein LOC142556276 codes for MESLIKQTSTRDRNILLIGKSTILREKKRTLSWVGRSFARQMSGDYDYSTADYAAAIAAAAFAVQSLDDSRTKDHKGTTYDPDKPLNSLNSKAEVEEILPGPRKSSLKLSEESPKTSFRDKRVPEKAPPVKKKVSFEDITDKPENPALGRTAERAQSTARSPSFADKNLDMNMIDRKKPGTSLPIPDHPPIGSSMTKPVENRIKKAIKPGPGNAKADSWEKTEMVSIKERYEKMMANVENWGTERKAQAKRKIERIEAELDRRRLKAMQRYHDSITRIERIARGAKAQAEETRRNEEFKAKERANKIRSTGKLPATCLCF; via the exons ATGGAGAGTTTGATCAAGCAAACAAG CACAAGAGACCGAAACATCCTACTAATTGGGAAATCCACAATCCTTCGAG AGAAGAAAAGAACCCTGAGCTGGGTTGGGAGATCTTTTGCTAGACAAATGAGTGGGGATTATGATTATAGCACCGCTGATTATGCCGCAGCAATTGCAGCAGCAGCTTTTGCTGTTCAATCACTTGATGATTCAAGAACCAAGGACCACAAAGGGACAACATATGACCCTGATAAGCCCTTAAACTCGTTGAATAGCAAAGCAGAAGTTGAAGAAATTTTGCCCGGACCACGCAAAAGTTCACTAAAACTATCTG AGGAAAGTCCAAAGACAAGTTTCAGAGATAAAAGGGTACCTGAGAAAGCACCACCCGTCAAGAAGAAAGTAAGTTTTGAAGATATTACTGACAAACCTGAAAATCCAGCACTAGGGAGGACAGCTGAACGTGCCCAGTCCACAGCAAGGTCTCCATCTTTTGCAGATAAAAatttggatatgaatatgatagACAGGAAAAAGCCTGGGACCTCGTTGCCAATACCTGATCATCCACCAATAGGATCGTCCATGACTAAACCTGTTGAGAACAGAATAAAGAAAGCCATAAAACCTGGACCTGGGAATGCTAAGGCAGATTCTTGGGAAAAGACCGAGATGGTTAGCATCAAGGAAAG GTATGAGAAGATGATGGCCAATGTCGAAAACTGGGGGACTGAAAGGAAGGCACAGGCTAAACGCAAAATAGAAAGAATAGAG GCTGAATTGGACAGGAGAAGACTAAAAGCCATGCAAAGATACCACGATTCGATCACTAGAATCGAAAGGATTGCAAGAGGAGCTAAAGCACAAGCAGAGGAGACTCGCAGAAACGAGGAGTTCAAAGCGAAAGAGAGAGCAAATAAAATAAGATCTACAGGGAAACTTCCAGCTACTTGTTTGTGCTTTTGA
- the LOC142520686 gene encoding beta-glucosidase 40-like isoform X1, which yields MRKMATEGILILIFAFNVALGIQTCCGKKISRGSFPKGFVFGTASSAYQYEGAVKEDGRGQTIWDIYAHTFGKVLDSSNADVANDQYRLYRKDIQLMKDMGMDAYRFSIAWSRIYPNGTGRLNEAGVHHYNNLINALLANGIESYVTLYHWDLPQTLEDRYTGWLSPQSIKDFAIYAETCFKEFGDRVKHWITFNEPHTFAVQGYDVGLQAPSRCSILLRSFCRAGNSATEPYIVGHNVLLSHATVVQIYKNKYRPKQRGSIGITLDSFWYEPATNSLEDVEATQRALDFHLGWFIEPIIKGDYPQSMRARVGSRLPKFSEAESNLLKGSFDFIGINHYTTWYANINTTNLIGVLLNDSLADSGALTLRTYVITSVLEYGLNGVVLFVNFLVSLNFFLAAFKDGRPIADRAHSIWLYIVPHGIRSLMNYIRQKYRNPLVIITENVMDDGNSPFVSIKYALKDEKRIKYHNDYLTNLLAAIREDGCNARGYFVWSLLDNWEWGAGFSSRFGLYYVDYHDKQLKRYAKDSVKWFKNLLAS from the exons ATGAGGAAGATGGCGACAGAAGGgatattaattttgatatttgcatttAATGTGGCTCTTGGGATTCAAACATGCTGTGGAAAGAAAATCAGTAGAGGAAGCTTTCCAAAGGGTTTTGTTTTTGGGACAGCTTCTTCCGCTTATCAG TATGAAGGAGCAGTCAAAGAAGATGGAAGGGGTCAAACAATCTGGGACATATACGCTCACACTTTTG GAAAAGTTCTTGATTCCAGCAATGCTGATGTAGCTAATGATCAGTATCGCCTCTACCGT AAAGATATACAGCTTATGAAAGATATGGGAATGGATGCTTACAGGTTTTCCATTGCTTGGTCCAGGATTTACCCTA ATGGAACTGGGAGACTAAATGAAGCCGGAGTCCATCATTACAATAATCTCATCAACGCATTACTTGCGAATG GAATCGAATCCTATGTGACACTTTACCATTGGGATCTTCCTCAAACTCTAGAGGACAGATACACAGGATGGCTGAGCCCACAAAGCAt AAAAGACTTTGCAATCTATGCCGAAACATGCTTTAAAGAATTCGGCGACAGGGTAAAGCACTGGATCACGTTCAATGAGCCTCATACATTTGCCGTACAAGGCTACGACGTGGGGCTTCAGGCTCCCAGCCGTTGCTCCATCCTTTTACGATCATTTTGCAGGGCTGGAAACTCAGCAACCGAGCCTTATATAGTCGGTCACAACGTGCTTCTTTCACACGCTACTGTGGTACAAATTTATAAGAACAAATACCgg CCAAAACAACGTGGATCAATCGGGATAACTTTGGATTCTTTCTGGTATGAACCAGCAACAAACTCATTAGAGGATGTTGAAGCAACACAAAGAGCGCTGGACTTTCACTTGGGATG GTTTATCGAACCAATAATCAAAGGAGATTATCCACAATCAATGAGAGCGAGAGTAGGAAGCCGCCTGCCAAAGTTTTCTGAAGCCGAATCCAATCTGTTAAAGGGTTCATTTGATTTCATCGGCATCAATCACTATACCACTTGGTATGCCAACATAAACACCACAAATTTAATCGGGGTTCTGCTGAACGATTCCCTTGCGGACTCTGGTGCTCTCACATTACGTACGTACGTTATAACAAGTGTGCTCGAATACGGCCTCAATGGGGTTGTTTTGTTTGTTAACTTTCTTGTGTCCTTAAATTTCTTTCTTGCAGCATTTAAAGATGGAAGACCTATAGCTGACAGG GCACATTCTATATGGTTGTACATTGTGCCACACGGGATCAGAAGTTTGATGAATTACATCAGACAAAAATATAGGAACCCTCTTGTTATCATTACTGAGAATG TGATGGATGACGGAAACAGCCCATTCGTGTCCATTAAATATGCGCTCAAAGATGAGAAGCGAATAAAGTATCATAACGACTATTTAACAAACTTGCTAGCAGCTATCAG GGAAGATGGTTGCAACGCGAGAGGCTACTTCGTGTGGTCCTTGTTGGATAACTGGGAATGGGGAGCTGGATTTAGTTCAAGGTTTGGTTTGTACTACGTGGATTACCACGACAAGCAGCTCAAAAGATACGCAAAGGATTCTGTCAAATGGTTCAAGAATTTGTTGGCTTCCTAG
- the LOC142556287 gene encoding uncharacterized protein LOC142556287 isoform X1, with product MEMEIGSDSAKHIKKEELFKAAESGDSSLFKLLAEEQLHRAMSLRNEDGRSLLHVAVSSSQIDVQFAVEILSDAHASVVNSSDEEGWAPLHSAASSGNLKIVEILLNKGADVNLKNDGGRTALHYSASKGYLKIAEILISHGAKLNIKDKVGCTPLHRAASTGNTELCEFLIEEGAEVDDADRAGQTPLMIAAECHNREVALLLIRHGADVDAKDREGYTVLGRASDDLRPILVEAAKAILED from the exons ATGGAGATGGAAATCGGCAGCGATTCAGCCAAGCATATAAAAAAGGAAGAGCTGTTTAAAGCTGCGGAATCGGGCGATTCCTCGCTTTTCAAATTACTCGCTGAAGAACAACTCCACAGAGCCATGTCCCTTCGCAATGAAGACGGACGTTCGCTCCTACATGTGGCCGTTTCAAGCTCGCAAATTGATGTACAATTT GCGGTGGAAATTCTATCAGATGCACATGCATCCGTTGTAAATAGTTCCGATGAAGAAGGCTGGGCTCCTCTGCACTCTGCTGCTAGTAGTGGCAATTTGAAGATTGTAGAAATTTTACTCAACAAAG GAGCTGACGTTAATTTGAAAAACGATGGCGGTCGCACTGCTCTTCACTATTCTGCCAGCAAGGGTTACTTGAAAATAGCTGAAATATTGATTTCACATGGTGCAAAACTCAATATAAAGGACAAG GTCGGATGCACCCCTTTGCATCGTGCAGCAAGCACAGGGAACACAGAGTTGTGTGAATTTTTGATTGAGGAAGGAGCAGAAGTTGATGATGCTGATAGAGCAGGTCAAACTCCACTTATGATTGCAGCAGAATGCCATAACAGAGAG GTAGCTCTCCTTCTTATAAGGCATGGAGCAGACGTGGATGCTAAGGATCGAGAAGGGTACACGGTTCTTGGTCGAGCCTCTGATGATCTTCGCCCAATTCTAGTCGAGGCTGCGAAGGCCATTCTGGAAGACTGA